The following proteins come from a genomic window of Pirellula staleyi DSM 6068:
- the modB gene encoding molybdate ABC transporter permease subunit: protein MSDAEWEAIRLTLLVALTAVAFSLPLAMVTGWVLAKWQFPGKFLLETAVHLPLVLPPVVTGYLLLVTLGRQSFIGSLLESQLGLRMVFDWKGAAIASAVVGFPLLVRPIRLAFASVDPRLIEAARTLGASPRDAFLSITLPLSRPGILSGCVLAFARSMGEFGATMMIAGSIPGQTRTVPLMIYAMLDTPGGQATAERLVVASVIIAAAAMLASELLQRYAARQAEGSHG from the coding sequence ATGAGCGACGCTGAATGGGAAGCCATCCGATTGACGCTGCTGGTCGCGCTCACCGCAGTGGCCTTCAGCTTGCCGTTGGCGATGGTCACTGGGTGGGTCTTGGCCAAGTGGCAATTTCCTGGCAAGTTCCTGCTCGAAACCGCCGTCCATTTGCCACTCGTACTGCCACCAGTCGTCACTGGGTACTTGCTGCTGGTGACTCTCGGGCGTCAAAGCTTCATCGGTTCGCTGCTCGAGTCGCAACTCGGTTTGAGGATGGTGTTCGACTGGAAAGGGGCCGCCATAGCTTCGGCTGTTGTCGGTTTTCCGCTGCTGGTCCGTCCCATTCGCTTGGCATTTGCCAGCGTTGATCCTCGATTGATCGAAGCCGCTCGAACCTTGGGGGCTTCTCCGCGCGATGCGTTTTTGTCGATCACCCTGCCACTCTCGCGCCCTGGAATTCTCAGCGGCTGTGTCCTCGCTTTTGCGCGGAGCATGGGAGAGTTCGGCGCTACGATGATGATCGCCGGAAGCATCCCGGGACAAACGCGCACCGTTCCGCTGATGATCTACGCGATGCTCGATACCCCTGGCGGCCAAGCTACCGCCGAACGACTCGTGGTGGCGTCGGTCATCATCGCCGCAGCCGCGATGCTGGCGAGTGAACTGCTGCAGCGTTATGCCGCGCGGCAAGCTGAAGGATCTCACGGATGA
- a CDS encoding TadE/TadG family type IV pilus assembly protein: MFQQFLANRSSSKRTTRARSAAVTVEFALTIPLLFLLFFGMIEFARIAMIENSVENAAYEGARAAIVPGGTSTSAQTAAQSALSAAMISGATVSVTPSNITIATTSVTVDVSVPLNSNTWVLAAFTSGRFVNRSCKLNREKTSSL; this comes from the coding sequence ATGTTTCAGCAGTTCCTTGCCAATCGATCGAGCAGCAAACGTACCACGCGCGCACGCTCTGCAGCTGTGACGGTGGAGTTTGCGCTCACCATTCCACTGCTGTTTTTGCTGTTTTTTGGCATGATCGAGTTTGCTCGCATCGCTATGATCGAGAACTCGGTCGAGAACGCAGCTTATGAAGGTGCCCGGGCGGCGATTGTGCCGGGGGGAACATCCACGAGCGCTCAAACCGCCGCGCAGTCGGCACTTTCGGCGGCGATGATCAGTGGAGCTACGGTCAGCGTCACGCCGAGCAACATCACGATCGCCACCACTTCGGTGACGGTGGATGTCAGCGTTCCGCTGAACTCGAACACCTGGGTTCTCGCTGCCTTCACTTCCGGCCGCTTCGTCAATCGCTCCTGCAAGCTGAATCGCGAAAAGACGAGCAGCCTCTAA
- a CDS encoding VWA domain-containing protein, producing the protein MTKIQMVPSRKPRLARRGAMLVLIAFLLVVVVCMAAFAIDVSYMQLVRSELRAATDAAAKAGTLALAKTDGDAASARTAAIQAAARNKVAGRALVLTTDQVQVGRSAAQANGTWSFTANQTPYTSVKILSSMSDSTAAGSVPLFLGTFMGRGSFQPAQSATASQMEQEICLVIDRSHSMCFNMSGVEWSYPPGTKTTPHTICYPPHATLSRWAALQSSVNLFMDTILETNNTPRVALITWGSTIGTNTAEYSYTKKTEVAVANELGLSTDYAAVKSKIAARTTKVMLGGTNMSAGIDAGRTLLNGNTVRALAKKTMILMTDGQWNQGRDPIDAAEDAADEGIQIHTITFLSGSAQNTMRQVAEITGGKYYVSSNQAELEEAFRDLALTLPIVLTQ; encoded by the coding sequence ATGACAAAAATTCAAATGGTTCCTTCTCGAAAACCACGTCTCGCCCGGCGCGGCGCTATGCTCGTGCTGATCGCATTTTTGCTCGTGGTGGTGGTTTGCATGGCAGCATTTGCGATCGATGTGTCGTACATGCAGCTTGTCCGGTCAGAACTTCGAGCCGCTACCGATGCTGCTGCGAAAGCTGGGACCTTAGCGCTCGCCAAGACCGATGGTGATGCCGCTTCCGCACGAACCGCTGCCATTCAAGCCGCCGCTCGCAACAAAGTTGCCGGGCGCGCGCTCGTGCTTACCACCGATCAAGTGCAGGTGGGACGCAGCGCCGCACAGGCCAATGGAACCTGGTCGTTTACTGCCAATCAAACTCCGTACACGTCAGTGAAAATCCTCAGCTCGATGAGCGACAGTACGGCCGCTGGCAGCGTTCCACTGTTCCTCGGAACATTCATGGGACGTGGAAGTTTTCAGCCCGCGCAGTCAGCCACCGCATCGCAAATGGAGCAGGAAATTTGCCTCGTCATCGATCGTTCGCATTCGATGTGCTTCAACATGTCGGGAGTCGAATGGTCGTATCCACCAGGGACGAAAACTACTCCTCACACCATTTGCTATCCCCCGCATGCCACCCTCAGTCGCTGGGCTGCGCTACAGAGTTCCGTGAATCTGTTCATGGACACCATTCTCGAAACGAACAACACCCCTCGTGTTGCACTCATCACTTGGGGCTCCACAATTGGCACGAACACAGCGGAATACAGCTACACCAAAAAGACCGAAGTGGCCGTGGCTAACGAACTGGGACTCTCGACCGACTATGCAGCTGTGAAAAGTAAAATTGCAGCACGCACCACTAAGGTGATGCTCGGTGGTACCAACATGTCGGCTGGTATCGATGCTGGGCGGACGCTTCTCAACGGCAACACAGTCCGCGCATTGGCAAAGAAAACGATGATTCTGATGACCGACGGACAATGGAACCAAGGTCGCGATCCGATTGATGCGGCAGAAGATGCCGCCGATGAAGGAATTCAGATTCACACGATTACGTTCCTATCGGGAAGTGCTCAAAACACGATGCGACAAGTCGCTGAAATCACTGGCGGCAAGTACTACGTTTCGAGCAATCAAGCCGAACTCGAGGAAGCGTTTCGCGATCTGGCACTTACCCTTCCGATCGTGCTCACGCAGTAA
- a CDS encoding NAD(P)-dependent oxidoreductase has translation MLLPKRVLVFGGEGFIGSAVASLLRAHDCEVYSATKHSADSKLAPSTSTQLCMLSDQSTASLTALFQELRPGAIINLAAKGVTGKTATASLVDTNSLLPLRQLEAAAQAGKIPLVHTGSCFELRSSTQQKLLTETSDLRPRTAYAATKAAASLLLPILASEYETTAVVLRLFGVYGPGEADSRLLPQLIDSLSSHQPMALTSGRQIRDLCYIDDVAQAIVLATSQASALPRGSAPVWQVSTGIGTSIKRVAITTARLLHAPVSLLRFGEIPDRAGEPRRLVGSHQALSQATGWAPSVSLRCGIQRTIEARLARSPLVAKAS, from the coding sequence ATGTTGCTGCCTAAGCGGGTCCTTGTATTCGGCGGTGAAGGCTTCATCGGCTCGGCAGTAGCGAGCCTGTTACGCGCTCACGACTGCGAAGTATATTCCGCAACGAAACATTCCGCTGATAGCAAATTGGCCCCGTCGACGTCGACTCAACTCTGCATGCTGAGCGACCAATCTACGGCCTCCTTAACGGCGTTGTTTCAGGAACTACGCCCCGGCGCAATCATCAATCTCGCTGCCAAAGGGGTGACGGGGAAAACGGCCACAGCCTCGCTTGTTGATACCAATTCGCTCCTACCACTACGACAACTGGAGGCCGCCGCGCAGGCTGGGAAAATTCCGCTGGTCCATACCGGAAGTTGCTTTGAGCTCCGCAGCAGCACGCAGCAGAAACTTCTTACGGAAACTTCCGATCTCCGACCTCGGACTGCGTATGCAGCGACGAAAGCGGCGGCGTCTCTTTTGCTGCCAATCCTGGCGTCTGAATACGAGACCACAGCGGTCGTGCTCCGACTATTTGGGGTCTATGGCCCTGGCGAAGCCGACTCACGCCTCTTGCCGCAGCTCATTGATTCCCTATCGAGCCATCAGCCCATGGCGCTCACCAGTGGCCGGCAAATCCGTGATCTCTGCTACATCGACGATGTAGCGCAGGCCATCGTGCTCGCCACTTCGCAGGCATCTGCACTTCCACGAGGGAGCGCTCCTGTTTGGCAGGTGAGCACTGGCATAGGGACCTCGATTAAGCGTGTCGCCATCACCACTGCTCGGCTGCTCCACGCGCCAGTATCACTCCTTCGATTTGGAGAAATTCCGGATCGTGCGGGAGAACCACGACGTCTGGTCGGAAGTCATCAAGCCCTTTCACAAGCCACAGGCTGGGCTCCCTCGGTGAGCTTACGCTGCGGGATTCAGCGAACCATCGAAGCGCGACTCGCTCGCTCACCACTCGTTGCCAAAGCATCGTAA
- a CDS encoding pilus assembly protein, translating into MSFLQNFKRSSQRRATATVELAICLPVLVTLIFGALEAAKAIHLQQTATIVAYEVAQAATASGGTSTSAMSQGTSLFTSRSIVGGSINISPAVTNLTAAGTNITVTASIPVNQNSYAFAYIFSGRTLSATVVMQKL; encoded by the coding sequence ATGAGTTTCCTGCAAAACTTCAAACGTTCGTCACAGCGGCGGGCCACGGCCACCGTTGAATTGGCTATCTGTTTGCCAGTTCTAGTGACCCTCATTTTTGGTGCGCTGGAAGCAGCTAAGGCAATCCATCTGCAGCAAACGGCCACGATCGTGGCTTATGAAGTGGCGCAAGCAGCCACTGCCTCGGGAGGCACAAGCACATCAGCGATGTCACAAGGGACCTCCCTTTTCACGTCGCGTAGCATCGTCGGTGGTTCTATCAATATCTCACCAGCGGTCACCAACCTAACCGCTGCTGGTACGAACATAACAGTCACGGCGTCGATTCCTGTGAATCAGAACTCGTACGCTTTTGCCTATATTTTCAGCGGAAGAACGCTCAGCGCGACGGTAGTAATGCAGAAGCTGTAG
- the modA gene encoding molybdate ABC transporter substrate-binding protein yields the protein MALGSLQRSPLCRCRMAICYFVPLLLAGCSSSADRSAQSGVLISAAASTRDVMEELAADFSDKQQLDVRVNSGASSALARQIIEGAPAHLFLSANRDWAEEVEKEGRAAQIIPLLSSRLVVVVPKGNPAGIDGAADLYSDKVKILALAESQVPAGKYADEVLGKLQLLSSLEASRRIVRASDVRTALRFVQHREADAAIVYATDAKISSDVEVLFAFDERLHSKIEYTLVILTSAKERPGALEFAKFLQSSQAHVRYKQLGFTPLFEPVDAK from the coding sequence ATGGCACTTGGCTCCTTACAACGCTCCCCCTTATGCCGCTGCAGAATGGCGATCTGCTACTTTGTCCCCCTGCTGCTGGCGGGATGCAGCAGTTCAGCCGATCGTTCTGCGCAAAGCGGGGTTTTGATATCGGCGGCAGCCAGCACGCGCGATGTGATGGAAGAACTGGCAGCTGATTTCTCGGACAAGCAGCAACTCGACGTCCGTGTGAACTCGGGAGCATCGAGCGCACTGGCCCGCCAAATTATCGAGGGGGCTCCGGCCCATCTCTTTCTATCGGCCAATCGCGACTGGGCCGAGGAAGTTGAGAAGGAAGGTCGCGCCGCTCAAATCATCCCGCTCCTCTCGAGTCGTTTGGTGGTTGTCGTTCCGAAAGGAAATCCGGCTGGCATCGACGGCGCAGCCGATCTGTATAGTGACAAAGTGAAGATCCTTGCGCTGGCCGAATCGCAAGTCCCAGCTGGAAAGTACGCCGACGAAGTGCTCGGGAAACTGCAGTTACTCTCATCTCTCGAAGCGAGCCGAAGGATCGTGCGCGCGAGCGACGTCCGGACAGCACTCCGTTTCGTGCAGCACCGCGAAGCTGATGCCGCGATCGTCTATGCGACCGATGCTAAAATCTCGAGCGATGTCGAAGTCCTGTTTGCTTTCGACGAGCGCCTACACTCCAAAATCGAGTACACGCTGGTGATTCTTACTTCTGCTAAGGAGCGGCCCGGAGCCCTCGAGTTTGCGAAGTTCTTGCAGTCAAGCCAAGCTCATGTGCGATACAAACAACTTGGATTTACGCCTCTCTTCGAACCGGTTGATGCCAAGTAA
- the rfbG gene encoding CDP-glucose 4,6-dehydratase has protein sequence MNASNWLRQLQGKRVLVSGLSGFKGQWLGRWLEKLGANVVGFGLAPHLGPRGEAISFPASLQCEMLDIRDHAAVCQFTRAAEPDVVMHLAAQPLVRQSYSDPLGTFATNIMGLAHLLDAATQCQARVFLNVTTDKCYENRETLRHYREEDALGGYDPYSASKACSEIVTSAWRRSFSSDTGMLIATARAGNVIGGGDWSDDRLIPDIVRSIAANQSVVIRRPQAVRPWQHVLEALSGYLLITGAMLAGEADKASAWNFGPSETNSIPVGQIAQEMVAAWGAGKLEIASKLEGPHEAHLLQLDSSKAHTQLGWRALLSPQERVTWTANWYRDWLANPTRHWSLIDNQIERYDARLRSTLEQSTAKGFQHVAA, from the coding sequence ATGAACGCTTCGAATTGGCTCAGACAGCTGCAGGGAAAAAGGGTGCTCGTCTCCGGACTCAGCGGGTTCAAAGGCCAGTGGCTCGGAAGGTGGCTTGAAAAGCTGGGAGCCAACGTCGTCGGATTTGGCCTAGCGCCACATCTCGGCCCACGCGGTGAAGCGATTTCTTTCCCAGCCTCGCTGCAGTGCGAGATGCTCGACATTCGCGATCACGCTGCTGTTTGTCAGTTCACGCGCGCCGCCGAGCCCGATGTTGTCATGCATCTGGCGGCTCAACCTTTGGTCCGCCAATCGTACTCCGATCCTCTTGGAACATTCGCCACCAACATCATGGGATTGGCGCATCTACTCGATGCCGCCACCCAGTGCCAAGCTCGCGTTTTTCTGAACGTCACGACTGATAAGTGCTACGAAAACCGCGAAACCTTGCGGCACTATCGCGAAGAAGATGCGCTCGGTGGTTATGACCCTTACAGTGCCAGCAAAGCGTGCTCCGAGATTGTCACCTCCGCTTGGCGGCGTTCTTTTTCCAGCGACACTGGAATGCTGATTGCCACTGCCCGCGCCGGCAATGTGATCGGTGGTGGCGACTGGTCCGACGATCGCCTGATTCCCGACATTGTCCGCTCGATTGCAGCGAATCAATCGGTCGTGATTCGGCGTCCGCAAGCTGTGCGTCCCTGGCAACACGTGCTCGAAGCGCTGAGTGGCTACCTGCTGATCACCGGCGCAATGCTTGCCGGTGAAGCTGACAAAGCCTCCGCCTGGAACTTTGGTCCCAGCGAAACAAACTCCATTCCCGTGGGGCAGATCGCCCAGGAAATGGTTGCTGCTTGGGGAGCCGGTAAACTCGAAATTGCCTCGAAACTCGAAGGTCCTCACGAAGCTCATCTACTGCAGCTCGACAGCTCCAAAGCCCATACCCAGCTAGGCTGGCGGGCCTTGCTATCGCCTCAAGAGCGTGTCACCTGGACCGCGAATTGGTATCGAGATTGGCTCGCCAATCCCACGCGTCATTGGTCGCTCATCGACAACCAGATCGAACGTTACGACGCTCGGTTACGATCCACTTTGGAGCAAAGTACCGCGAAAGGATTTCAGCATGTTGCTGCCTAA
- a CDS encoding ATP-binding cassette domain-containing protein, whose translation MSRESHLQFSAGTKYATGFSVELAFDAAPGITAIVGSSGSGKTTILQMIAGLVTPLRGSILLGSRTLYSQTLGISLPPEDRKIGYVFQDYRLFPHLSVEANLHYGLARSPDQKLELIQVAEKLQLKQLLKRFPRSLSGGERQRVAVARAVLQSPALLLLDEPWSAVERELRDTMATWIESVVEQLSIPAILVSHDEASVARYAQKIVTLDKQ comes from the coding sequence ATGAGTCGCGAGAGCCATCTTCAATTTAGTGCGGGCACAAAATACGCCACCGGGTTTTCCGTCGAACTAGCGTTTGATGCAGCGCCCGGCATTACGGCAATTGTGGGAAGTTCAGGAAGTGGCAAGACGACGATTTTGCAAATGATCGCGGGCCTTGTCACACCGCTGCGCGGCAGCATCTTGCTCGGGAGCCGAACACTCTATTCGCAAACGCTCGGGATTTCGCTTCCTCCCGAAGATCGCAAAATTGGTTACGTTTTCCAAGACTATCGGCTTTTCCCCCACCTCTCGGTGGAAGCCAACCTGCACTACGGCCTGGCGCGCTCACCAGACCAGAAGCTGGAACTTATTCAAGTGGCTGAAAAGCTGCAACTGAAACAGCTACTCAAACGTTTTCCGCGCTCACTGAGTGGCGGAGAACGACAGCGTGTGGCGGTCGCTCGCGCGGTGCTGCAGTCCCCTGCTCTGCTGCTGCTCGATGAACCGTGGAGCGCTGTCGAGCGAGAGCTGCGCGACACCATGGCCACCTGGATCGAAAGCGTCGTCGAGCAACTTTCGATTCCTGCCATCCTCGTCAGTCACGATGAAGCAAGCGTTGCGCGCTATGCCCAGAAAATCGTGACGCTCGACAAACAGTGA
- a CDS encoding glycosyltransferase family 2 protein — protein MSEKEIHATHKKLISIVVPVFNEELNVRSCYDQVVELFQSLCARYDLELIFTDNHSSDRTFAILQEIAAEDSRVMAIRFSKNFGYQRSILTGYLRAHGEAVIQLDCDLQDPPALIVEFLDQWERGYQVVYGVRRKRKEGAGISLLRQIFYRGLNWLSDEPLPIDAGDFRLVDRVIVEQLRELDDASPYLRGQIASMGFRQLGITYDRSARQLGESKFRFRDLARLAIDGLINHSTVPLRLGTYVSQLVFVAACLIMLTYVAARLTIGAQWPAGFTTLAVLVLCSTSINALLLGIQGEYISRIYKQVRKGPITIIENQVSNCYDGRSPASHVEGDRRRAAMNLTESRNAA, from the coding sequence ATGAGCGAGAAAGAGATACACGCTACTCACAAAAAACTGATCAGTATCGTTGTTCCCGTGTTCAACGAAGAGCTGAACGTGCGATCGTGCTACGACCAAGTCGTCGAGCTATTTCAATCGCTCTGCGCGCGCTACGATCTGGAGCTGATCTTTACGGACAATCACAGTTCGGATCGCACCTTCGCGATCTTGCAGGAGATTGCTGCGGAAGATTCGCGCGTGATGGCCATTCGCTTCTCGAAGAATTTCGGCTATCAGCGTTCGATCCTGACTGGGTATCTCCGCGCCCATGGCGAGGCGGTGATTCAGCTCGACTGCGACCTGCAAGATCCCCCTGCCCTGATCGTCGAATTCCTCGACCAATGGGAACGTGGTTATCAGGTGGTTTATGGCGTTCGTCGCAAGCGTAAAGAGGGTGCCGGAATCTCGCTACTGCGGCAAATTTTCTATCGCGGACTCAACTGGCTTTCGGACGAACCACTTCCGATCGATGCGGGGGACTTCCGACTCGTCGATCGGGTTATCGTCGAGCAGTTGCGCGAGCTTGACGATGCCTCCCCCTATCTACGAGGACAGATTGCCTCGATGGGATTTCGGCAGCTTGGAATCACCTACGATCGATCAGCGCGGCAGCTGGGGGAAAGCAAGTTTCGTTTCAGGGACCTCGCGCGGCTTGCCATCGATGGACTGATCAACCACTCGACAGTTCCGCTACGACTAGGAACCTACGTTTCGCAGCTCGTGTTTGTGGCGGCGTGCCTCATCATGCTGACCTACGTCGCGGCCCGCTTGACGATCGGCGCTCAGTGGCCAGCTGGCTTCACCACACTGGCAGTGCTGGTCCTTTGCTCCACCAGCATCAACGCGCTGCTACTAGGAATTCAAGGGGAATACATCTCGCGGATCTACAAACAGGTCCGTAAGGGCCCGATCACGATTATCGAAAATCAGGTCTCGAATTGCTACGACGGTAGATCACCAGCGTCGCACGTTGAGGGCGATCGTCGCCGCGCGGCTATGAATCTAACAGAATCGCGCAACGCTGCCTGA
- the rfbH gene encoding lipopolysaccharide biosynthesis protein RfbH — translation MTTTADSLRREILERVSEFHALQWPTRGEFVPGVTPVPVSGRVFDATDVQTLVDSSLDFWLTAGRFADEFEKDFAAKMGVRNALLVNSGSSANLLAIAALTSPKLGKKRLQPGDEVITVAAGFPTTVNPIVQHGLVPVFLDVSLPTYNIDVSRLEEALSDRTRAIMIAHTLGNPFDLRTITEFARKHNLWLIEDTCDAVGATFDGKPVGSFGDIATVSFYPAHHMTMGEGGAVLTQSPALKKLLESFRDWGRDCWCAPGKDDTCAKRFGWQLGSLPDGYDHKYTYSHLGYNLKVSDMQAAVGVSQLKKLDRFIDTRRENFHYLRQQLAGLEEFLILPEATPGSEPSWFGFPITVRQKSALRRTEITRQLESRKIGTRLLFAGNLLRQPAYAGVKHRVVGSLDVTDQIMHDTFWVGVYPGLNRPMLDYVASTIRSCVLGELSSASLAGPSAPNHACDHKLRVA, via the coding sequence ATGACCACGACCGCTGACAGTTTGCGACGAGAGATCCTAGAGCGTGTAAGCGAGTTTCACGCCCTGCAGTGGCCCACCCGTGGCGAGTTTGTTCCTGGAGTCACTCCGGTGCCGGTGAGTGGGCGTGTATTTGATGCGACCGACGTGCAGACACTTGTCGATTCCTCGCTCGACTTTTGGTTGACAGCAGGTCGCTTTGCCGACGAGTTCGAGAAAGATTTTGCGGCCAAGATGGGGGTCCGCAATGCACTCTTGGTAAACTCGGGATCGAGTGCCAACTTGCTGGCTATCGCTGCTCTCACTTCGCCCAAACTCGGAAAAAAACGACTGCAACCCGGCGACGAAGTCATCACGGTCGCAGCTGGCTTTCCGACGACAGTCAACCCAATCGTGCAGCATGGACTGGTGCCTGTTTTCCTCGATGTCTCACTACCGACCTACAACATTGATGTCTCGCGACTGGAAGAAGCTCTGAGCGATCGCACTCGCGCGATCATGATCGCGCACACGCTAGGAAACCCTTTCGATCTCCGCACCATCACCGAGTTTGCCCGGAAACACAATCTCTGGCTAATCGAAGACACCTGCGATGCCGTCGGTGCTACTTTCGATGGCAAGCCTGTCGGATCGTTCGGAGACATTGCGACCGTCAGCTTTTATCCAGCTCACCACATGACGATGGGAGAAGGGGGAGCTGTCCTGACGCAATCTCCAGCGCTAAAGAAGCTGCTTGAATCTTTCCGCGATTGGGGGCGCGACTGCTGGTGCGCACCAGGCAAGGACGACACCTGCGCCAAACGCTTTGGATGGCAACTCGGCTCGCTCCCCGATGGCTACGATCACAAATACACCTACAGCCACCTCGGCTACAACCTGAAGGTGAGCGACATGCAAGCAGCGGTGGGGGTCAGCCAACTCAAAAAGCTCGATCGCTTCATCGACACGCGTCGCGAGAACTTTCACTACCTCCGTCAGCAGCTTGCGGGGCTGGAAGAGTTTCTCATCCTTCCCGAGGCAACCCCAGGCAGCGAGCCTTCGTGGTTTGGGTTTCCAATCACGGTCCGCCAGAAATCGGCCCTGCGGCGCACGGAAATCACGCGTCAGCTCGAGTCGCGCAAGATCGGCACACGCCTCTTGTTCGCCGGTAATTTGCTCAGGCAGCCCGCCTATGCCGGGGTCAAGCACCGGGTGGTCGGCTCGCTCGACGTCACCGACCAGATCATGCACGACACGTTCTGGGTCGGGGTCTATCCGGGGCTGAATCGCCCGATGCTCGATTATGTGGCGAGTACGATTCGGAGCTGTGTGCTGGGAGAACTCTCGAGCGCATCACTAGCAGGTCCTAGCGCCCCAAACCATGCGTGCGATCACAAGCTGCGCGTCGCCTAG
- a CDS encoding glucosyltransferase domain-containing protein, with the protein MKHSGRLQHCPPTHQITPSLPITYVGLDITSRLLSLMAIPTPSTKSSAAKHLDQPGISATPGNVASTAVNAPSRLKQWWSNYGRNYTIIAAMLTFAYSAAITTPSLFMDDYNFLFHPFDGDEMVKCFIAMGRPLTGYFLQLCRSIITVSFGSELCHGLALLGLVGFTICLYRLLRYRQMSTTDSILISLLFALLPASQVFVAWITAGSATFAMALSVYAVQWIEHSKFSLRLRNSSSSWIYLSLGILSQVLSLNIYQPAAFIFCSVALLTMLIDSSEPAKERISRGFILLSAAIASVGLYFVTGKIYLYLSGIAADHRAEFITIADIPTKLKWFAEVQLYETLSLWSHTPIHPLVIATIVFIVIGIVAELIHQMYRRDFSWLDQAQLVILSLGIVLFSNFLSLVVKQNWASLRSSTGLAASILVLALLAVVGISKWLPRSLSIAGRRALLVGCLVWGVASTQTNMTNRMVLPQSFELQYMASKLPPAKVDAIRRIHVIEPEWYEGVTRDVRYDEFGLPSSYVVAKPMVKLILHQRKVDYRQYEITSEKAAVPVPEGEDVLVVDMRELATTRVEHVWR; encoded by the coding sequence TTGAAACACAGCGGGCGGCTTCAGCACTGTCCACCCACGCATCAAATCACACCGTCACTGCCTATCACTTACGTAGGCCTCGACATCACTTCTAGGCTGCTCAGTCTTATGGCTATCCCTACTCCATCCACAAAATCCAGTGCTGCGAAGCATCTCGACCAGCCTGGCATCTCAGCCACACCAGGGAATGTAGCCTCCACAGCAGTCAACGCTCCGTCGCGGCTGAAACAGTGGTGGAGCAATTATGGGCGAAACTACACGATCATTGCCGCGATGCTGACGTTCGCGTACTCCGCAGCCATTACCACTCCGTCACTCTTTATGGACGATTACAACTTTCTTTTTCATCCCTTCGATGGCGATGAAATGGTTAAGTGTTTCATCGCCATGGGACGCCCTCTCACTGGCTACTTTCTCCAGCTTTGTCGGAGCATCATCACGGTTTCATTCGGAAGTGAGCTATGCCATGGACTAGCCCTCCTTGGACTCGTGGGCTTCACTATTTGTCTTTATCGACTTCTGCGTTACCGGCAGATGTCAACAACAGACTCCATTCTCATTAGCTTGCTATTTGCATTACTTCCTGCTTCGCAAGTCTTCGTTGCATGGATTACGGCAGGCTCTGCGACTTTTGCTATGGCCCTGTCGGTCTATGCCGTGCAATGGATCGAGCACTCGAAATTCTCGCTGCGATTACGCAATAGCTCGTCGTCTTGGATTTATCTTTCCCTTGGAATTCTGTCGCAAGTCCTATCGCTCAACATCTATCAGCCCGCCGCGTTTATCTTCTGCAGCGTGGCACTCCTTACGATGCTGATCGACTCGAGCGAACCCGCTAAGGAGCGGATTTCTCGTGGATTCATACTCCTTTCGGCAGCGATTGCCAGCGTGGGACTCTATTTTGTCACCGGCAAGATCTACCTCTATCTCTCTGGGATTGCCGCAGATCATCGCGCCGAGTTCATCACGATTGCCGACATCCCCACGAAACTTAAATGGTTCGCCGAGGTGCAACTCTACGAGACACTCTCGCTCTGGTCGCACACCCCCATCCACCCACTCGTCATCGCGACGATCGTATTTATCGTGATTGGAATTGTGGCGGAACTGATTCACCAAATGTATCGTCGAGATTTCTCGTGGCTGGATCAAGCACAGCTGGTGATCCTTTCGCTTGGGATCGTTCTCTTCAGTAACTTTTTGAGCCTCGTGGTCAAACAGAACTGGGCCTCACTTCGGAGTTCGACGGGCCTCGCGGCCTCGATTTTGGTACTGGCGCTCTTGGCAGTCGTAGGCATTAGTAAATGGCTGCCGAGGTCGCTTTCTATCGCGGGTCGACGCGCCCTGTTGGTGGGCTGCTTAGTGTGGGGTGTCGCCTCGACTCAGACCAATATGACCAATCGCATGGTCCTTCCTCAATCCTTTGAACTGCAATACATGGCAAGCAAGCTTCCCCCAGCGAAAGTTGACGCAATACGTCGCATTCATGTCATTGAGCCAGAATGGTATGAGGGGGTTACGAGAGATGTCAGATACGATGAATTTGGACTCCCCTCGAGCTACGTGGTAGCAAAACCGATGGTGAAGCTGATCCTTCACCAGCGTAAGGTCGATTATCGCCAGTATGAAATCACGAGCGAAAAAGCGGCGGTGCCTGTCCCTGAAGGGGAGGATGTCCTGGTGGTCGACATGCGCGAGCTAGCGACCACGCGCGTGGAGCATGTTTGGCGATAG